The following are encoded together in the Bubalus kerabau isolate K-KA32 ecotype Philippines breed swamp buffalo chromosome 3, PCC_UOA_SB_1v2, whole genome shotgun sequence genome:
- the RSRP1 gene encoding arginine/serine-rich protein 1 isoform X3: MSSYVNDLWPGSPPKASPSSSRSGPCSRPSSASGSRSPSRSSVSSRSWSRSRSPPGRRSRSRSRSRRRHQRRYRRYSRSYSRSHSRSRSRRYRERHSGSTRRSYRSRSRSRSRGRLYYRRAYAIARGRRYYGFGRTVYPEERRSWRGRSRSRSRSPTPFRLSEKDRMELLEIAKANAAKALGTANFDLPASLRSVPVSKERNQETAVLTNGAKSEKS; encoded by the exons ATGTCCAGTTACGTGAACGACCTGTGGCCGGGTTCGCCGCCCAAGGCCTCGCCCTCGTCCTCGCGGTCGGGCCCATGCAGCCGGCCGTCGTCGGCCTCCGGAAGCCGGTCTCCGTCCCGTTCCAGCGTCTCGAGCCGGTCGTGGTCCCGGAGCCGCAGCCCGCCCGGGCGGAGGAGCCGCTCCAGGTCTCGCTCCCGAAGGCGCCACCAGAGGAGGTACCGGCGCTACTCGCGCTCTTACTCGCGGAGCCACTCGCGTTCCCGCAGCCGCCGGTACCGGGAGAGGCACTCCGGCTCCACACGGAGGTCTTACCGGTCCCGCAGCCGCTCCCGCTCCCGTGGCCGCTTGTATTACCGGAGGGCCTACGCCATCGCGCGAGGCCGCCGCTACTACGGCTTCGGCCGCACTGTCTACCCCGAGGAGCGCAGAAGCTGGAGGGGGCGATCCCGGAGCAGGTCGCGGAGCCCAACCCCTTTTCGCTTGAGCGAGAAAG ATCGAATGGAGCTGTTAGAAATAGCCAAAGCCAATGCAGCAAAAGCATTAGGAACAGCCAACTTTGACTTGCCAGCTAGTCTCAGAAGTGTTCCTGTATCTAAAGAAAGAAACCAGGAAACAGCTGTACTGACTAATGGTGCAAAGTCTGAG AAATCATGA
- the RSRP1 gene encoding arginine/serine-rich protein 1 isoform X1 → MSSYVNDLWPGSPPKASPSSSRSGPCSRPSSASGSRSPSRSSVSSRSWSRSRSPPGRRSRSRSRSRRRHQRRYRRYSRSYSRSHSRSRSRRYRERHSGSTRRSYRSRSRSRSRGRLYYRRAYAIARGRRYYGFGRTVYPEERRSWRGRSRSRSRSPTPFRLSEKDRMELLEIAKANAAKALGTANFDLPASLRSVPVSKERNQETAVLTNGAKSELSDTLTEDGTKNANEKSYQQKSITFSSNNSVAKPMLQKSAKAIAEENSSGSPKIDKKKSPYGLWIPV, encoded by the exons ATGTCCAGTTACGTGAACGACCTGTGGCCGGGTTCGCCGCCCAAGGCCTCGCCCTCGTCCTCGCGGTCGGGCCCATGCAGCCGGCCGTCGTCGGCCTCCGGAAGCCGGTCTCCGTCCCGTTCCAGCGTCTCGAGCCGGTCGTGGTCCCGGAGCCGCAGCCCGCCCGGGCGGAGGAGCCGCTCCAGGTCTCGCTCCCGAAGGCGCCACCAGAGGAGGTACCGGCGCTACTCGCGCTCTTACTCGCGGAGCCACTCGCGTTCCCGCAGCCGCCGGTACCGGGAGAGGCACTCCGGCTCCACACGGAGGTCTTACCGGTCCCGCAGCCGCTCCCGCTCCCGTGGCCGCTTGTATTACCGGAGGGCCTACGCCATCGCGCGAGGCCGCCGCTACTACGGCTTCGGCCGCACTGTCTACCCCGAGGAGCGCAGAAGCTGGAGGGGGCGATCCCGGAGCAGGTCGCGGAGCCCAACCCCTTTTCGCTTGAGCGAGAAAG ATCGAATGGAGCTGTTAGAAATAGCCAAAGCCAATGCAGCAAAAGCATTAGGAACAGCCAACTTTGACTTGCCAGCTAGTCTCAGAAGTGTTCCTGTATCTAAAGAAAGAAACCAGGAAACAGCTGTACTGACTAATGGTGCAAAGTCTGAG CTATCAGACACGTTAACAGAAGATGGAACAAAAAATGCCAATGAAAAGTCTTATCAGCAAAAAAGCATCACTTTTAGCTCTAAC aattctgtaGCAAAGCCTATGCTTCAGAAATCAGCTAAAGCTATTGCTGAAGAGAATTCTTCAGGATCCCCAAAAATAGATAAGAAGAAAAGTCCATATGGACTGTGGATACCTGTCTAA
- the RSRP1 gene encoding arginine/serine-rich protein 1 isoform X4: MSSYVNDLWPGSPPKASPSSSRSGPCSRPSSASGSRSPSRSSVSSRSWSRSRSPPGRRSRSRSRSRRRHQRRYRRYSRSYSRSHSRSRSRRYRERHSGSTRRSYRSRSRSRSRGRLYYRRAYAIARGRRYYGFGRTVYPEERRSWRGRSRSRSRSPTPFRLSEKDRMELLEIAKANAAKALGTANFDLPASLRSVPVSKERNQETAVLTNGAKSEMF; the protein is encoded by the exons ATGTCCAGTTACGTGAACGACCTGTGGCCGGGTTCGCCGCCCAAGGCCTCGCCCTCGTCCTCGCGGTCGGGCCCATGCAGCCGGCCGTCGTCGGCCTCCGGAAGCCGGTCTCCGTCCCGTTCCAGCGTCTCGAGCCGGTCGTGGTCCCGGAGCCGCAGCCCGCCCGGGCGGAGGAGCCGCTCCAGGTCTCGCTCCCGAAGGCGCCACCAGAGGAGGTACCGGCGCTACTCGCGCTCTTACTCGCGGAGCCACTCGCGTTCCCGCAGCCGCCGGTACCGGGAGAGGCACTCCGGCTCCACACGGAGGTCTTACCGGTCCCGCAGCCGCTCCCGCTCCCGTGGCCGCTTGTATTACCGGAGGGCCTACGCCATCGCGCGAGGCCGCCGCTACTACGGCTTCGGCCGCACTGTCTACCCCGAGGAGCGCAGAAGCTGGAGGGGGCGATCCCGGAGCAGGTCGCGGAGCCCAACCCCTTTTCGCTTGAGCGAGAAAG ATCGAATGGAGCTGTTAGAAATAGCCAAAGCCAATGCAGCAAAAGCATTAGGAACAGCCAACTTTGACTTGCCAGCTAGTCTCAGAAGTGTTCCTGTATCTAAAGAAAGAAACCAGGAAACAGCTGTACTGACTAATGGTGCAAAGTCTGAG ATGTTTTGA
- the RSRP1 gene encoding arginine/serine-rich protein 1 isoform X2: MSSYVNDLWPGSPPKASPSSSRSGPCSRPSSASGSRSPSRSSVSSRSWSRSRSPPGRRSRSRSRSRRRHQRSRSRSRGRLYYRRAYAIARGRRYYGFGRTVYPEERRSWRGRSRSRSRSPTPFRLSEKDRMELLEIAKANAAKALGTANFDLPASLRSVPVSKERNQETAVLTNGAKSELSDTLTEDGTKNANEKSYQQKSITFSSNNSVAKPMLQKSAKAIAEENSSGSPKIDKKKSPYGLWIPV, translated from the exons ATGTCCAGTTACGTGAACGACCTGTGGCCGGGTTCGCCGCCCAAGGCCTCGCCCTCGTCCTCGCGGTCGGGCCCATGCAGCCGGCCGTCGTCGGCCTCCGGAAGCCGGTCTCCGTCCCGTTCCAGCGTCTCGAGCCGGTCGTGGTCCCGGAGCCGCAGCCCGCCCGGGCGGAGGAGCCGCTCCAGGTCTCGCTCCCGAAGGCGCCACCAGAGGAG CCGCTCCCGCTCCCGTGGCCGCTTGTATTACCGGAGGGCCTACGCCATCGCGCGAGGCCGCCGCTACTACGGCTTCGGCCGCACTGTCTACCCCGAGGAGCGCAGAAGCTGGAGGGGGCGATCCCGGAGCAGGTCGCGGAGCCCAACCCCTTTTCGCTTGAGCGAGAAAG ATCGAATGGAGCTGTTAGAAATAGCCAAAGCCAATGCAGCAAAAGCATTAGGAACAGCCAACTTTGACTTGCCAGCTAGTCTCAGAAGTGTTCCTGTATCTAAAGAAAGAAACCAGGAAACAGCTGTACTGACTAATGGTGCAAAGTCTGAG CTATCAGACACGTTAACAGAAGATGGAACAAAAAATGCCAATGAAAAGTCTTATCAGCAAAAAAGCATCACTTTTAGCTCTAAC aattctgtaGCAAAGCCTATGCTTCAGAAATCAGCTAAAGCTATTGCTGAAGAGAATTCTTCAGGATCCCCAAAAATAGATAAGAAGAAAAGTCCATATGGACTGTGGATACCTGTCTAA